From bacterium BMS3Abin11, one genomic window encodes:
- the sucD gene encoding succinyl-CoA ligase [ADP-forming] subunit alpha, translating to MSILIDKNTRVLTQGITGKTGQFHTHHSAAYANGKQAYVAGVTPGKGGQEFEGIPVFNTVIEARKETGADVSVIYVPPPFAAAAIDEAVNAGIELVICITEGIPVLDMVRTRHKMKNFSTLLIGPNCPGVITPDEIKIGIMPGHIHKKGSIGVVSRSGTLTYEAVDQLTKLGLGQSSCIGIGGDPVNGMKHLDVMKLFNDDLETEAVVMVGEIGGSDEEECAVWVKENMTKPVVGFIAGITAPAGRRMGHAGAIISGGKGTAAEKIRIMEECGITVTKNPAEMGITLKKLLS from the coding sequence ATGTCGATATTAATTGATAAAAATACCCGTGTACTGACCCAGGGCATTACCGGTAAAACAGGCCAGTTCCATACTCACCATAGCGCGGCCTATGCCAATGGCAAACAGGCTTACGTCGCAGGTGTCACACCAGGCAAAGGTGGCCAGGAATTCGAAGGCATACCCGTCTTCAATACCGTGATTGAAGCAAGAAAAGAAACCGGGGCAGATGTCTCTGTCATTTACGTACCACCTCCCTTTGCCGCTGCAGCCATAGATGAGGCAGTAAATGCCGGTATTGAGCTTGTGATTTGTATCACCGAAGGAATTCCTGTACTGGATATGGTGCGAACCCGTCATAAGATGAAGAACTTCTCGACCCTGCTGATTGGCCCGAACTGCCCGGGTGTCATCACACCGGATGAGATAAAAATCGGCATCATGCCGGGGCATATTCACAAAAAAGGCTCGATCGGTGTTGTTTCACGTTCCGGCACCCTGACCTATGAAGCAGTTGATCAGCTAACAAAATTAGGGCTTGGGCAATCAAGCTGCATCGGTATTGGTGGCGATCCAGTCAATGGCATGAAACATCTGGATGTTATGAAACTGTTCAACGACGACCTGGAAACTGAAGCCGTAGTGATGGTCGGTGAAATTGGCGGCAGCGATGAAGAAGAATGTGCCGTCTGGGTAAAAGAAAATATGACCAAGCCTGTGGTCGGCTTTATTGCCGGGATCACAGCCCCGGCAGGCAGGCGGATGGGTCATGCCGGTGCCATCATCTCCGGTGGCAAGGGAACTGCAGCTGAAAAAATCAGGATAATGGAAGAATGCGGAATTACCGTAACAAAAAACCCGGCTGAAATGGGTATCACACTGAAAAAGTTACTGTCTTAA
- the gloB_1 gene encoding hydroxyacylglutathione hydrolase, translating into MTINLKPLPSLSDNYIWVIINTINSTAVIIDPGTATVCVNFLEQQNIKPVAILATHCHWDHVDGIEQLIKKYDIPVYGPATEFIPCLTTPLTGNDSFSIPEIKLDFQVMDLSGHTAGHIGYLTGNMLFTGDTLFSAGCGRLFSGTAKQLHAALQRIKQLPADTTIYCAHEYTLENLRFAHAVEPDNPEIQRWMDEVKDLRGKNLPSLPSTLGNEMRYNPFLRTDRVNIMKAVAQYSGQNIDNSEDCFRYMRMWKDEF; encoded by the coding sequence ATGACAATTAACCTGAAACCCCTTCCTTCCCTGTCGGATAACTACATTTGGGTAATTATCAACACTATTAATTCTACCGCTGTAATTATAGATCCTGGTACCGCGACCGTTTGTGTGAACTTCCTTGAACAGCAGAATATTAAACCTGTAGCAATATTAGCTACCCATTGCCATTGGGATCATGTGGATGGAATTGAACAACTAATCAAAAAGTATGACATTCCCGTTTATGGCCCTGCTACAGAATTTATACCCTGCCTCACAACACCATTAACTGGCAATGACAGCTTCAGCATACCCGAGATAAAACTGGACTTTCAGGTAATGGATTTAAGTGGGCATACGGCTGGACATATTGGCTATCTGACAGGCAACATGCTGTTCACTGGCGACACTCTATTCAGTGCAGGCTGCGGACGATTGTTTAGCGGCACTGCTAAACAACTGCACGCAGCACTACAAAGAATAAAACAATTGCCTGCAGACACCACCATTTACTGTGCACATGAATACACACTGGAAAATCTCCGCTTTGCACATGCTGTTGAACCTGACAATCCGGAAATCCAGCGATGGATGGATGAAGTAAAAGACCTGCGTGGAAAAAACCTGCCATCCCTGCCCTCCACCCTGGGAAATGAAATGCGTTACAATCCGTTCCTTCGTACAGATAGAGTAAATATCATGAAAGCAGTAGCACAGTATTCAGGACAGAATATCGACAACAGCGAGGATTGCTTTAGATATATGCGAATGTGGAAAGACGAGTTCTAA
- the sucC gene encoding succinyl-CoA ligase [ADP-forming] subunit beta, producing the protein MNIHEYQAKALLAEYNIPVPAGSACMSPDDCTAAAKKLGGDLWVVKAQIHAGGRGKAGGVKVASSIEEISQHAHSIQGMKLISKQTGPQGHIVKRLLVEEAVDIARELYVGMLVDRSRQQIALLVSTEGGTEIEEVAAATPGKILTAYAISANSANGFNQNDLTFIAEKLGLSGPTKTQAIELFNTLLQLFIEKDASLVEINPLVITPAGDIIALDAKMNFDDNALYRHPEINDLNDPDEQDPDEIEAAKYDLSYIPLDGNIGCMVNGAGLAMATMDIIKLYGSEPANFLDVGGGATVEKVTNAFQLMLKNPHIKAILVNIFGGIMRCDIIAEGLITAARDINLSIPLVVRLEGTNAKQGKKLLADSGLSIIAADDMADAAKKAVDAAEGQS; encoded by the coding sequence ATGAATATACACGAATACCAGGCCAAGGCATTACTCGCAGAATACAATATTCCTGTCCCTGCAGGGTCAGCCTGTATGAGTCCAGATGATTGTACCGCTGCAGCAAAAAAACTGGGCGGTGACCTATGGGTGGTCAAGGCCCAGATTCATGCTGGTGGACGTGGTAAGGCCGGCGGAGTCAAAGTCGCCAGTTCCATTGAAGAAATCAGCCAACATGCCCACAGCATTCAGGGAATGAAGCTGATCAGCAAACAGACAGGACCTCAGGGACACATTGTTAAGCGGCTACTGGTTGAAGAAGCCGTTGATATCGCCCGTGAGTTGTATGTTGGCATGCTGGTCGATCGAAGTCGTCAGCAGATAGCCTTGCTGGTAAGTACCGAAGGTGGGACAGAGATTGAGGAAGTGGCTGCGGCAACACCTGGAAAGATCCTTACCGCCTATGCCATTAGTGCCAATAGTGCCAATGGTTTTAATCAGAATGATCTTACATTCATTGCAGAAAAATTAGGACTGTCGGGTCCGACAAAAACTCAGGCGATTGAGCTATTCAATACTCTGCTGCAGTTATTCATAGAAAAAGACGCCTCTCTGGTAGAAATCAATCCACTGGTCATTACCCCGGCAGGTGACATTATCGCGCTAGATGCAAAAATGAATTTTGATGACAATGCCCTATATCGGCACCCTGAAATCAATGATCTGAATGACCCGGATGAACAGGATCCTGACGAAATTGAAGCAGCCAAATACGACCTCAGCTATATCCCGCTGGATGGAAATATTGGCTGCATGGTTAATGGCGCAGGACTGGCCATGGCAACCATGGATATTATCAAGCTCTATGGTAGTGAACCCGCCAACTTTTTAGATGTCGGAGGTGGAGCCACTGTTGAAAAGGTCACCAATGCATTTCAGCTGATGTTGAAAAACCCTCATATCAAAGCCATCCTGGTCAATATATTTGGTGGAATCATGCGCTGTGACATCATCGCTGAAGGACTGATCACCGCAGCAAGAGACATTAACCTGAGCATTCCACTGGTAGTACGCCTCGAAGGCACCAATGCTAAACAGGGAAAGAAATTACTGGCTGATTCTGGATTGAGCATCATTGCAGCAGATGACATGGCAGATGCGGCTAAAAAAGCGGTTGATGCCGCTGAAGGGCAATCCTGA
- the czcD gene encoding cadmium, cobalt and zinc/H(+)-K(+) antiporter: MSHSHSHSHGHSHEIDRMGDRRLGIAIVINMLLTVAQVIGGIVSGSLSLIADALHNFSDASSLLIAFAARKIGRQPADHLKTFGYKRAEVIAALINLVTLVIVGFYLIYEAILRVFEPQIIAGWTVIIVATVALIIDIATAILTYTMSKGSVNIKAAFIHNVSDALASVGVIIAGTLILLYQWYWTDTLFTFLIAGYVLYQAAVLLPETIHILMEGAPENISLDEVIHTMEAVDDVLNVHHVHLWQIDEHRNALEAHVVINDFSETENVKQLLKSEIKQKFAISHSTMEFEVDHCEENCC, translated from the coding sequence ATGAGTCACAGTCACAGTCACAGTCATGGTCACAGTCATGAAATAGATAGAATGGGTGATCGCCGTTTAGGAATTGCTATTGTCATCAATATGCTGCTCACTGTGGCTCAGGTAATTGGTGGCATAGTCTCCGGCAGTCTTTCGCTGATAGCTGATGCCCTGCATAACTTCAGTGATGCAAGTTCTTTGCTGATTGCTTTTGCCGCCAGAAAAATAGGACGCCAGCCTGCTGATCATTTAAAAACATTTGGCTACAAGCGGGCAGAAGTGATTGCAGCGCTTATTAATCTTGTGACTCTGGTGATTGTGGGGTTTTATCTAATCTATGAGGCCATCTTGCGTGTATTCGAGCCACAAATTATTGCTGGCTGGACGGTGATCATTGTTGCCACGGTTGCCCTGATAATCGATATTGCAACAGCCATTCTTACCTATACCATGTCGAAGGGTAGTGTGAATATAAAGGCAGCATTTATTCATAATGTCTCCGATGCTCTGGCTTCTGTCGGGGTAATCATTGCAGGAACCTTAATATTGCTCTATCAATGGTACTGGACCGATACTCTGTTTACTTTCTTGATAGCCGGTTATGTACTGTACCAGGCAGCAGTATTATTACCAGAAACCATTCATATCCTGATGGAAGGCGCACCAGAAAATATCAGTTTAGATGAAGTTATCCATACGATGGAGGCTGTAGACGATGTATTGAATGTACATCATGTTCATCTCTGGCAGATTGATGAGCACCGGAATGCGCTGGAAGCCCATGTTGTAATAAATGATTTCAGTGAGACCGAGAACGTAAAGCAGTTGTTGAAATCCGAAATTAAACAAAAGTTCGCCATTTCGCATTCAACCATGGAGTTTGAGGTTGATCATTGTGAAGAGAATTGCTGCTAG
- a CDS encoding citrate transporter: MGGIIKNNMKNLVAGLIFILFALWLAAVVPSIEIAWVSAILLFTIYLFVFEIVGVDVAAISIMVLLGLTTLFAPWMGLQQGLVDNEHLFQGFSSNAVMSIIAIMIIGAGLDKTGLMNTVAAYILKIGGKTEKRIIPIISGTVAIISSFMQNVGAAALFLPVVSRISARSGLPMSRLLMPMGFCAILGGTVSMVGSSPLILLNDLILTSNHALPDGQKMELWSLFSVTPVGLALVATGVIYFVVAGRFVLPKIAKETHSVAATTMGYFQDVYGIDFAMTEVYIPEGSSIAGKMLDEIETDHAIRIIATQRPDGETRVGPGSLARDVALDGKMSLCILSSPVNLKNFAEAYDLIIRDEIEIFSESLATTKAGIAEVVIPPGSNLIGKSARDIWLRKVYGIAMVALHRNGETLREGEGIRDMPLQAGDTLVVHTQWDALVRLETDRNFVVVTTEFPHENLRPNKVGWASFFFAIALLLVLFTDLRLSIALLTGALGMVLSGVLSIDEAYEAVSWKTVFLLASLIPLGLAVETSGTARWIADQTLIVMGGQPVWVIQASVAVLATFFTLVMSNVGATVLLVPLAVNIAIGVGASPAVFALTVALATSNSFLIPTHQVNALIMGPGGYRVPDFMKAGGIMTILFLVVMMVMMLLVF; the protein is encoded by the coding sequence GTGGGCGGCATCATAAAAAATAATATGAAGAATCTGGTGGCGGGTTTAATCTTTATTCTGTTTGCACTTTGGTTGGCAGCCGTCGTTCCTTCTATCGAAATTGCCTGGGTCTCAGCAATTCTGCTGTTTACTATTTATCTGTTTGTATTCGAAATTGTAGGTGTTGATGTTGCAGCTATCTCTATTATGGTGTTGCTGGGTCTGACTACTCTATTCGCTCCCTGGATGGGATTGCAGCAGGGGCTGGTAGACAATGAACATTTATTTCAAGGTTTTTCAAGTAATGCGGTAATGTCGATTATTGCCATAATGATAATCGGTGCCGGTCTAGATAAAACTGGTCTGATGAATACCGTTGCTGCCTATATTCTGAAAATCGGTGGCAAGACTGAAAAGCGCATCATTCCAATTATATCCGGCACTGTCGCAATCATTTCGTCATTTATGCAAAATGTTGGTGCGGCAGCGTTATTTCTCCCTGTGGTCAGTCGAATCTCTGCTAGATCAGGTCTACCGATGTCCAGGCTGCTAATGCCTATGGGATTCTGTGCAATACTCGGCGGCACAGTTAGTATGGTCGGTTCTTCCCCGCTAATTCTGCTCAACGATCTTATCCTGACTTCAAATCATGCCTTACCAGATGGCCAGAAGATGGAATTATGGTCATTGTTTTCTGTTACCCCTGTGGGTCTCGCACTGGTTGCAACTGGGGTAATCTACTTTGTTGTGGCAGGCAGGTTTGTGCTGCCAAAGATAGCCAAGGAAACCCACTCTGTCGCCGCTACAACTATGGGTTATTTTCAGGATGTCTATGGTATTGATTTCGCTATGACAGAGGTTTATATCCCGGAGGGTTCTAGTATTGCTGGAAAAATGCTTGATGAAATTGAGACAGACCATGCTATTCGAATCATTGCTACACAACGACCCGATGGTGAAACACGTGTTGGTCCAGGATCACTGGCCAGAGATGTAGCCCTGGATGGCAAAATGTCACTTTGCATTTTGTCTTCTCCTGTGAATCTCAAGAATTTTGCAGAGGCCTATGATCTAATAATTCGTGATGAAATAGAGATATTTTCAGAGTCGTTGGCAACGACAAAGGCCGGTATTGCCGAAGTTGTTATCCCGCCAGGTTCGAACCTGATAGGCAAGAGTGCCCGTGATATCTGGTTGCGTAAGGTTTATGGCATTGCCATGGTTGCCCTTCATCGTAATGGTGAAACCCTGCGTGAAGGTGAGGGGATAAGGGATATGCCATTACAGGCAGGCGATACACTGGTCGTACATACCCAGTGGGATGCTTTGGTCCGCCTCGAAACTGATCGTAATTTCGTTGTTGTCACGACCGAATTTCCTCATGAAAACCTCCGTCCTAACAAGGTAGGTTGGGCAAGTTTTTTCTTTGCTATCGCATTGTTACTTGTTTTATTTACGGACCTGCGTCTTTCGATTGCCCTGCTCACAGGCGCGTTGGGAATGGTTTTATCCGGGGTGTTGTCAATTGATGAGGCCTATGAAGCGGTATCATGGAAAACAGTGTTCCTGTTAGCCAGCCTGATTCCATTAGGCCTGGCAGTTGAAACCAGTGGCACAGCAAGGTGGATTGCTGATCAGACGCTGATTGTGATGGGCGGTCAACCTGTCTGGGTAATTCAAGCCTCTGTCGCAGTGCTGGCGACTTTCTTTACTCTGGTCATGTCTAATGTTGGTGCGACAGTTCTGCTGGTACCCCTGGCGGTAAATATTGCCATTGGTGTTGGTGCTAGTCCCGCAGTGTTTGCGCTTACCGTTGCCCTGGCAACATCAAACTCTTTCCTGATCCCGACCCATCAGGTGAATGCGCTAATTATGGGTCCTGGTGGTTATAGAGTACCAGACTTCATGAAGGCTGGTGGGATTATGACCATACTATTCCTGGTGGTCATGATGGTGATGATGCTGCTGGTGTTTTAA
- the panD gene encoding aspartate 1-decarboxylase precursor has protein sequence MLTTLLKAKLHGAHVTHSELEYEGSCAIDCVLLKASGIHEYEQIQIYNITNGERFTTYAIQAESGSGIVSVNGAAAHKANPGDKLIICSYAAFNEAEMKVFKPVLVYLDEMNAIIRIGNRIPVQAA, from the coding sequence ATGTTGACCACATTACTAAAAGCAAAATTACACGGTGCGCACGTCACGCACTCTGAACTGGAGTATGAAGGCTCCTGCGCGATAGACTGTGTTTTATTGAAAGCTTCTGGCATACACGAATACGAACAGATTCAGATCTACAATATCACTAATGGCGAGCGTTTTACTACCTATGCCATTCAGGCCGAGTCTGGAAGCGGCATCGTATCCGTCAATGGCGCTGCAGCGCACAAGGCAAACCCAGGCGATAAGCTGATTATATGCTCCTATGCAGCTTTTAATGAAGCTGAGATGAAAGTGTTCAAACCTGTGCTGGTTTACCTCGACGAAATGAATGCAATTATTCGTATCGGTAACCGGATTCCTGTACAGGCGGCGTAA
- the cusR gene encoding transcriptional regulatory protein CusR: MHTLVIEDDIETANYIAKGLKEHGHVVDQASDGKDGLFMSLENDYDIIILDRMLPALDGLSILKTLRISERQTPVIILSALGEVDDRVEGLKAGGDDYLVKPFAFSELLARIEALLRRGEIKPDTSLMKVADLELDRLTHTVKRAGKTIDLQPREYMILEFFMQHAGQVVTRTMLLESVWDYHFDPQTNIIDVHISRLRNKIDKEFDSPLLQTVRGAGYCLRESSA; the protein is encoded by the coding sequence ATGCACACCCTTGTCATCGAAGACGATATCGAAACAGCAAACTACATTGCCAAAGGCCTGAAGGAACACGGTCATGTGGTCGATCAGGCTTCTGACGGTAAGGATGGCCTGTTTATGTCGCTGGAAAATGACTATGACATCATCATACTCGATCGCATGCTACCTGCACTCGACGGGCTGTCCATCCTGAAAACCCTGCGCATTTCAGAGCGTCAGACACCAGTAATCATACTCAGCGCCCTGGGTGAAGTAGACGACAGGGTAGAAGGCCTGAAGGCCGGAGGTGATGACTACCTGGTAAAACCCTTTGCCTTCTCCGAACTGCTTGCACGCATCGAAGCACTGTTGCGACGCGGCGAAATAAAACCCGATACCAGCCTGATGAAAGTGGCCGATCTGGAGCTGGATCGTCTGACCCATACAGTTAAACGGGCCGGTAAAACTATCGACCTGCAACCGCGCGAATATATGATTCTCGAATTTTTCATGCAGCATGCCGGCCAGGTCGTTACCCGTACCATGCTACTGGAGAGTGTCTGGGATTATCACTTCGATCCTCAAACCAACATCATCGATGTGCACATCAGTCGGCTGCGCAATAAGATAGACAAAGAATTCGATTCACCCCTGTTGCAGACCGTGCGCGGTGCCGGCTATTGCCTTCGCGAATCATCGGCGTAA
- the yohD gene encoding inner membrane protein YohD gives MSEIAQSILTAVQSYEPVLTEYGLLIIFAAITLEGLGIPAPGQSLLIAGALLSTRGQFNISLVLISALLAAFTGSTLGYIIGRVGGRKLLLRLPLSPSRLNRIDTLCQRYGTVLVILSRFIDGPRQLTGIVVGSLQMPTIPFLLATSAGAVLWVGFWGLGSYYLGQNIRIIEQVLKSASPYTWIATGLSIFALSAYLFRRHIRKKPPPEKR, from the coding sequence GTGTCCGAGATCGCACAATCCATCCTGACAGCAGTGCAAAGTTATGAGCCAGTGCTCACAGAATATGGCCTGCTCATCATTTTTGCCGCCATCACGCTAGAGGGCCTCGGAATACCTGCTCCTGGTCAAAGCCTGCTTATCGCAGGTGCGTTATTGAGCACACGTGGGCAGTTCAATATCAGCCTGGTACTGATATCGGCCTTGCTTGCAGCATTTACCGGAAGTACGCTGGGTTATATTATCGGCAGAGTCGGCGGTAGAAAATTGCTTCTCCGTCTGCCGCTCAGCCCCTCCCGACTCAATCGCATAGATACCCTCTGTCAACGCTACGGCACAGTACTCGTCATCCTATCACGCTTCATCGACGGCCCCCGTCAACTCACAGGTATTGTCGTCGGCAGCCTGCAAATGCCCACTATTCCGTTTCTCCTGGCAACCAGTGCAGGAGCAGTGCTATGGGTTGGGTTTTGGGGACTCGGTAGTTACTACCTTGGTCAGAATATTCGCATCATTGAACAGGTTTTAAAATCTGCTTCACCTTATACCTGGATCGCCACAGGTCTTTCAATCTTCGCATTATCCGCATACCTTTTCCGAAGGCACATCCGCAAAAAGCCCCCGCCTGAAAAACGCTAG